Proteins encoded together in one Streptomyces sp. NA04227 window:
- a CDS encoding LPXTG cell wall anchor domain-containing protein, with translation MPHTMRYAGLPEVFMKLRRAMATAAATAVIAPLALLSAPAAFADTTDPATVTESPSPTATEPTATPEPSAPETGTSSPEPSTSAPTTSAPEPSTSAPTSPAPSGSPTAAPSPSPSESEDPEEEAPYCEELDEDFEGARVSAAINGLPGKIVAGSGFHNFTLKVTNDSKIDVEGVAFYAEIENYEVEDESKFLSQYVDLEFKNPESNKWERIGSDEWAGDYFFYTEKLKAGKSEQVPLRVSIAKNAPAGDAYSFGSGAYLDNIDGQDCIAEGWAAYDFAVLKAGSNNTDPGEAKPGTGTGKDGKPGNQPKPSGDVSELPGGSLAETGSSSVLPTIGLLGGLAVVAGAGAVFVVRRRKADATA, from the coding sequence GTGCCGCACACCATGCGGTACGCCGGACTCCCTGAGGTCTTCATGAAGCTTCGCCGCGCCATGGCCACTGCGGCCGCGACGGCTGTCATAGCCCCGCTCGCGCTGCTGTCGGCACCGGCCGCCTTCGCGGACACCACCGACCCCGCCACGGTGACCGAATCGCCGTCGCCGACCGCGACCGAGCCCACCGCGACCCCCGAGCCCTCCGCGCCCGAGACGGGCACGAGCTCGCCTGAGCCGTCGACCAGCGCTCCGACCACCAGCGCCCCGGAGCCCAGCACCTCGGCTCCCACCAGCCCGGCCCCGTCCGGCAGCCCCACCGCGGCCCCCTCGCCGAGCCCGTCGGAGTCCGAGGACCCGGAGGAGGAGGCCCCGTACTGCGAGGAGCTGGACGAGGACTTCGAGGGCGCCCGCGTCTCCGCCGCGATCAACGGCCTGCCCGGCAAGATCGTCGCGGGCAGCGGCTTCCACAACTTCACGCTGAAGGTCACCAACGACTCGAAGATCGACGTCGAGGGTGTCGCCTTCTACGCCGAGATCGAGAACTACGAGGTCGAGGACGAGTCCAAGTTCCTCAGCCAGTACGTCGACCTGGAGTTCAAGAACCCCGAGTCGAACAAGTGGGAGCGCATCGGCAGCGACGAGTGGGCCGGTGACTACTTCTTCTACACCGAGAAGCTGAAGGCCGGTAAGAGCGAGCAGGTCCCGCTGCGGGTCAGCATCGCCAAGAACGCCCCGGCCGGTGACGCGTACTCCTTCGGCTCGGGTGCGTACCTGGACAACATCGACGGCCAGGACTGCATCGCCGAGGGCTGGGCCGCGTACGACTTCGCGGTCCTGAAGGCCGGTTCGAACAACACCGACCCGGGCGAGGCCAAGCCGGGCACGGGCACCGGCAAGGACGGCAAGCCCGGCAACCAGCCGAAGCCCTCGGGCGACGTCTCCGAGCTGCCGGGGGGCAGCCTCGCCGAGACCGGTTCGTCCTCGGTGCTGCCCACCATCGGTCTGCTCGGCGGTCTCGCCGTAGTGGCCGGTGCGGGTGCGGTGTTCGTGGTCCGTCGTCGTAAGGCCGACGCCACCGCGTAA
- a CDS encoding MFS transporter: MHGTDRTDGTDGIDKTSGTDGTQGNDVRREGEGAPQEELPVRWVLALCLAVLGTFAGWFGPLQILLAKQADAFAPGDKEDTLALVALLGAAVSVVANPLWGALSDRTNSRFGRRVPWIAGGTLGGVAGLGLLAAADGITGMIIGWCLVQLALNAPFAALSAAIPDRVPEHRRGAAGGWFGIAQTVGVIAGTGAAVAGRTIVGGYLACAALVLLSVLPYLVLGREVAVGEKELATVDGTRAGQRSETWSETWSGLWSGMWSGMWISPRRHPDFGWAWLTRFLMNLSNAIALLYLLFFLQDAVEVDDPDAAVLVLTVVNALTVLLTVVWAGVWSDRIGRRRIFVTVSGLLMAAASGLLALAPTWTCTLVAAALLGVGFGVFTSVDFALITLVLPAEADHGKDLGLLNIASSLPQVLAPVIAAPIVGHVGGYPALYGLSALTALIGAALVHRITGVP; the protein is encoded by the coding sequence ATGCACGGGACGGACCGGACTGACGGGACGGACGGGATAGACAAGACGAGCGGGACGGACGGGACGCAAGGCAACGACGTGCGGCGCGAGGGCGAGGGCGCGCCGCAGGAGGAGCTCCCGGTGCGCTGGGTGCTGGCCCTCTGTCTCGCCGTACTCGGCACCTTCGCGGGCTGGTTCGGACCGTTGCAGATCCTGCTCGCCAAGCAGGCCGACGCCTTCGCCCCCGGGGACAAGGAGGACACCCTCGCCCTGGTCGCGCTGCTCGGCGCGGCCGTCTCCGTGGTCGCCAACCCGCTGTGGGGCGCCCTGTCGGACCGCACCAACTCCCGTTTCGGCAGGCGCGTTCCGTGGATCGCGGGCGGAACTCTGGGCGGTGTCGCGGGACTTGGTCTGCTCGCCGCCGCCGACGGCATCACGGGCATGATCATCGGCTGGTGTCTCGTCCAGCTCGCGCTCAACGCGCCCTTCGCCGCCCTGTCGGCCGCGATACCCGACCGGGTGCCGGAGCACCGACGCGGCGCGGCGGGCGGCTGGTTCGGTATCGCGCAGACGGTCGGCGTGATCGCCGGTACCGGCGCCGCCGTCGCGGGCCGCACCATCGTCGGCGGCTATCTCGCGTGCGCGGCCCTGGTGTTGCTCTCGGTGTTGCCGTACCTGGTGCTGGGGCGTGAAGTGGCCGTCGGGGAAAAGGAGTTGGCCACGGTCGACGGAACCCGGGCGGGGCAGCGCTCCGAAACGTGGTCCGAAACGTGGTCCGGGCTGTGGTCAGGCATGTGGTCCGGTATGTGGATCAGCCCACGCCGTCACCCCGACTTCGGCTGGGCCTGGCTGACCCGGTTCCTGATGAATCTGAGCAACGCGATCGCCCTGCTCTATCTGCTGTTCTTCCTTCAGGACGCGGTGGAGGTGGACGACCCCGACGCCGCCGTGCTCGTACTGACCGTCGTCAACGCCCTGACCGTACTGCTCACCGTGGTCTGGGCCGGGGTCTGGTCGGACCGGATCGGCCGCCGCCGGATCTTCGTGACCGTGTCCGGTCTGCTGATGGCGGCCGCCTCCGGACTGCTCGCCCTGGCCCCGACCTGGACCTGCACCCTGGTCGCCGCCGCGCTCCTCGGCGTCGGCTTCGGGGTGTTCACCTCGGTCGACTTCGCCCTGATCACCCTGGTCCTGCCCGCCGAGGCCGACCACGGCAAGGACCTCGGCCTGCTCAACATCGCCAGTTCGCTGCCCCAGGTACTCGCCCCGGTGATCGCGGCGCCGATCGTCGGCCATGTGGGCGGCTACCCCGCGCTCTACGGCCTCTCCGCCCTGACCGCCCTCATCGGAGCCGCGCTCGTGCACCGCATCACGGGCGTCCCCTGA
- a CDS encoding GH1 family beta-glucosidase produces MTFPKDFDWGVSMSAYQIEGAHDADGRGLSVWDTFSHRPGNIADGTTGDTACDHYHHWPRDLDLIAGLGSVSYRFSVSWSRVHPEPGGQLSTAGLDFYERLVDGMLERGIRPVLNLFHWDTPQWVQDAGGWRQRDTADLFAAYAADVAARLGDRVARWSTVNEMFEHLTLGHVLGEHAPGLKLGMDEAFPIAHHLMLAHGKAVGALRAASDAPVMLVNSYAPARPATDAEADHAVTGLYDILQNRLFTDPVLLGRYPAEVEPWLGDCVADGDLDLIAAPLDALGVNYYTVNAVHATEGPVPLEVRPPEGHPRTAFGWAVVPDGLRETLIGLHGRYGSALPPLYVSENGCAYDDVPGPDGRCDDRERIAFLDGHLQALRAALDVGVDVRGYWVWSLLDNFEWAEGYTKRFGLVHVDYPTQRRTPKASYDWYRELIAGARQLGEQR; encoded by the coding sequence TTGACGTTCCCCAAAGACTTCGACTGGGGTGTGTCCATGTCGGCGTACCAGATCGAGGGCGCGCACGACGCCGACGGGCGCGGCCTCTCCGTCTGGGACACCTTCAGCCACCGGCCCGGGAACATCGCCGACGGCACCACCGGCGACACCGCCTGCGACCACTACCACCACTGGCCCCGCGACCTCGACCTGATCGCGGGCCTCGGCTCCGTCTCGTACCGTTTCTCGGTCTCCTGGAGCCGCGTCCATCCCGAGCCGGGCGGTCAACTCTCCACCGCCGGGCTCGACTTCTACGAACGGCTCGTCGACGGCATGCTCGAACGCGGCATCCGCCCGGTGCTCAACCTCTTCCACTGGGACACCCCGCAGTGGGTGCAGGACGCGGGCGGCTGGCGGCAGCGCGACACCGCGGACCTGTTCGCCGCGTACGCCGCCGACGTGGCCGCCCGGCTCGGCGACCGGGTGGCCCGCTGGAGCACGGTCAACGAGATGTTCGAGCACCTCACGCTCGGCCATGTCCTCGGCGAGCACGCACCGGGCCTCAAGCTCGGCATGGACGAGGCGTTCCCGATCGCGCACCACCTGATGCTCGCCCACGGCAAGGCGGTTGGGGCCCTGCGCGCGGCGAGCGACGCCCCGGTGATGCTGGTCAACAGCTACGCACCGGCACGTCCGGCGACCGACGCGGAGGCGGACCACGCGGTCACCGGCCTGTACGACATCCTCCAGAACCGTCTGTTCACCGATCCGGTACTGCTCGGCCGGTACCCCGCCGAGGTCGAGCCCTGGCTCGGCGACTGTGTGGCCGACGGCGACCTGGACCTCATCGCCGCGCCGCTGGACGCGCTGGGCGTCAACTACTACACGGTCAACGCGGTCCACGCGACGGAGGGACCCGTACCCCTCGAAGTGCGGCCGCCCGAGGGCCACCCGCGCACCGCCTTCGGCTGGGCGGTCGTCCCGGACGGCCTGCGCGAAACCCTGATCGGCCTGCACGGCCGCTACGGCAGCGCACTGCCGCCGCTGTACGTCTCCGAGAACGGCTGTGCCTACGACGACGTCCCCGGTCCCGACGGCCGCTGCGACGACCGGGAACGCATCGCCTTCCTGGACGGCCATCTGCAGGCCCTGCGGGCCGCCCTCGACGTCGGCGTCGACGTCCGCGGCTACTGGGTCTGGTCGCTGCTCGACAACTTCGAGTGGGCCGAGGGCTACACCAAACGCTTCGGCCTCGTCCACGTCGACTATCCGACCCAGCGGCGCACACCCAAGGCCTCGTACGACTGGTATCGCGAACTCATCGCGGGGGCACGGCAGTTGGGGGAGCAGCGGTAG
- a CDS encoding chorismate mutase, with protein sequence MTASRARIDALDAHIIGLVQERMAVSAVIQEQRISSGGRRVSLAREMEILGQYRDALGKPGTTLAMTLLELCRGRV encoded by the coding sequence ATCACCGCCTCACGGGCCCGTATCGACGCGCTCGACGCGCACATCATCGGTCTGGTGCAGGAGCGGATGGCCGTCTCCGCGGTCATCCAGGAACAGCGGATCTCCTCCGGCGGCCGACGGGTCAGTCTGGCCCGGGAGATGGAGATCCTCGGCCAGTACCGCGACGCGCTCGGCAAGCCGGGCACCACGCTGGCGATGACGCTGCTCGAACTCTGCCGAGGCCGCGTCTGA
- the guaA gene encoding glutamine-hydrolyzing GMP synthase: MPSASPAATDTVLVVDFGAQYAQLIARRVREARVYSEIVPSTMPVAEMLAKNPAAIILSGGPSSVYAEGAPTVDRALFEAGVPVFGMCYGFQLMATTLGGTVDNTGAREYGRTGLHVTRPASTLFEGTPTEQQVWMSHGDACSAAPEGFTVTASTEVVPVAAFENDEKKLYGVQYHPEVMHSTHGQQVLEHFLYRGAGIKPVWTMGNVIEEQVAAIREQVGNRRAICGLSGGVDSAVAAALVQKAIGSQLTCVYVDHGLMRKGETAQVEKDFVAATGIKLKVVDAEKRFLDALAGVSDPEQKRKIIGREFIRVFEQAQAEIVAEAPGDQPVEFLVQGTLYPDVVESGGGTGTANIKSHHNVGGLPEDLEFKLIEPLRQLFKDEVRMVGSELGLPEEIVQRQPFPGPGLGIRIVGEVTRERLDLLREADAIAREELTAAGLDRDIWQCPVVLLADVRSVGVQGDGRTYGHPIVLRPVSSEDAMTADWSRLPYEVLARISTRITNEVADVNRVVLDVTSKPPGTIEWE; the protein is encoded by the coding sequence GTGCCATCAGCGTCCCCCGCCGCCACCGACACCGTTCTGGTCGTCGACTTCGGTGCGCAGTACGCCCAGCTCATCGCCCGCCGGGTCCGTGAGGCCCGGGTCTACAGCGAGATCGTGCCGAGCACCATGCCCGTCGCCGAGATGCTCGCCAAGAACCCCGCGGCGATCATCCTGTCCGGCGGTCCCTCGTCGGTGTACGCGGAGGGTGCGCCGACCGTCGACCGCGCGCTGTTCGAGGCCGGGGTGCCCGTCTTCGGCATGTGCTACGGCTTCCAGCTGATGGCGACCACGCTCGGCGGCACCGTCGACAACACCGGCGCCCGTGAGTACGGCCGCACCGGGCTGCACGTCACGCGTCCCGCCTCCACCCTCTTCGAGGGCACGCCCACCGAGCAGCAGGTGTGGATGTCGCACGGCGACGCGTGCAGCGCCGCCCCCGAGGGCTTCACGGTGACCGCCTCCACCGAGGTCGTCCCGGTCGCGGCCTTCGAGAACGACGAGAAGAAGCTGTACGGCGTGCAGTACCACCCCGAGGTGATGCACTCCACGCACGGCCAGCAGGTCCTGGAGCACTTCCTGTACCGGGGCGCCGGGATCAAGCCCGTGTGGACCATGGGCAATGTCATCGAGGAGCAGGTCGCGGCGATCCGCGAGCAGGTCGGCAACCGCCGCGCCATCTGCGGTCTGTCCGGCGGCGTGGACTCCGCGGTGGCCGCGGCGCTGGTGCAGAAGGCCATCGGCTCCCAGCTGACCTGCGTGTACGTCGACCATGGGCTGATGCGCAAGGGCGAGACCGCGCAGGTCGAGAAGGACTTCGTGGCCGCGACCGGCATCAAGCTCAAGGTCGTCGACGCCGAGAAGCGGTTCCTGGACGCGCTGGCGGGGGTCAGCGACCCGGAGCAGAAGCGGAAGATCATCGGGCGCGAGTTCATCCGCGTCTTCGAGCAGGCGCAGGCCGAGATCGTCGCCGAGGCGCCGGGCGACCAGCCGGTGGAGTTCCTGGTGCAGGGCACGCTCTACCCGGACGTGGTCGAGTCCGGCGGTGGCACCGGCACCGCCAACATCAAGTCCCACCACAACGTGGGCGGTCTGCCCGAGGACCTCGAGTTCAAGCTGATCGAGCCGCTGCGCCAGCTGTTCAAGGACGAGGTACGGATGGTCGGCTCCGAGCTCGGCCTGCCCGAGGAGATCGTCCAGCGCCAGCCCTTCCCGGGCCCGGGCCTCGGCATCCGTATCGTCGGCGAGGTCACCCGCGAACGGCTCGACCTACTCCGCGAGGCCGACGCCATCGCCCGTGAGGAGCTCACCGCCGCCGGTCTGGACCGTGACATCTGGCAGTGCCCGGTCGTGCTGCTCGCCGACGTCCGCTCGGTGGGCGTACAGGGCGACGGCCGCACCTACGGCCACCCGATCGTGCTCCGCCCGGTCTCCTCCGAGGACGCCATGACGGCCGACTGGTCGCGCCTGCCGTACGAGGTGCTCGCCCGTATCTCGACCCGGATCACCAACGAGGTCGCCGACGTCAACCGCGTCGTCCTCGACGTGACCAGCAAGCCGCCGGGCACCATCGAGTGGGAGTGA
- a CDS encoding pyridoxamine 5'-phosphate oxidase family protein yields MTFNWAHFTEAEPPLAREVEERFGLAAHHVLATLRPDGSPRTHGLEVRFLNGELWLGMMPRSAKALDLRRDPRFSLQANPGPGTEMEHGDVRVSGRAVEVTDPEARAGYTNEVNPPDPGAFHLFRTELTEVVRTSIEEEKYLVLRIWRPGEGVRTVRRT; encoded by the coding sequence ATGACCTTCAACTGGGCACACTTCACCGAAGCCGAGCCGCCGCTCGCCCGAGAGGTCGAGGAGCGCTTCGGGCTGGCCGCGCACCATGTCCTCGCGACCCTGCGCCCCGACGGCTCGCCGCGTACGCACGGTCTCGAAGTCCGTTTCCTGAACGGCGAGTTGTGGCTCGGCATGATGCCGCGCTCGGCCAAGGCACTGGACCTGCGCCGCGATCCGCGCTTCTCGCTCCAGGCCAATCCGGGTCCGGGCACGGAGATGGAGCACGGCGACGTACGGGTGAGCGGCCGCGCCGTCGAGGTCACCGACCCCGAGGCGCGCGCCGGCTACACGAACGAGGTGAACCCACCGGACCCGGGCGCCTTCCATCTCTTCCGGACCGAGCTCACCGAGGTGGTGCGGACCTCGATCGAGGAAGAGAAGTACCTGGTACTGCGGATCTGGCGGCCCGGGGAGGGGGTGCGTACGGTGCGGCGGACCTGA
- a CDS encoding class II aldolase/adducin family protein yields the protein MHGPSPIPVDQLRLALPPVHESAEEERRHRKERLAGTLRLFGRLGYEDGVSGHLTARDPELTDHYWVNPFGMPFACVTVGDLVLANEEGQVVEGSRHVNQAAFTVHAAIHRARPDVVAVAHFHSAHGRALSALGELLSPITQESCAFFEDHSLYEDYSGVTVDAEEGRRIAAALGPHKAVILRNHGLVTVGESVDAAAWWFVTMDRCSGIQLAARAAGTPLIIDHARALATREQLGHDLVAWINFQPMWQEISRAEPDFLA from the coding sequence ATGCACGGGCCCAGTCCGATACCCGTCGACCAGTTGCGGCTCGCCCTGCCGCCCGTGCACGAGTCGGCCGAGGAAGAACGCCGTCATCGCAAGGAACGTCTCGCCGGAACCCTGCGCCTGTTCGGCCGCCTCGGCTACGAGGACGGGGTGTCCGGTCACCTCACCGCCCGCGACCCCGAACTCACCGACCACTACTGGGTGAACCCGTTCGGCATGCCCTTCGCCTGTGTCACCGTCGGCGACCTGGTGCTCGCCAACGAGGAGGGGCAGGTCGTCGAGGGCTCCCGGCACGTCAACCAGGCCGCGTTCACCGTGCACGCCGCGATCCACCGGGCCCGCCCCGATGTGGTCGCCGTCGCGCACTTCCACTCCGCGCACGGCCGCGCCCTGTCCGCCCTCGGCGAGTTGCTGAGCCCGATCACCCAGGAGTCCTGCGCCTTCTTCGAGGACCACTCGCTGTACGAGGACTACTCGGGCGTGACCGTCGACGCGGAGGAGGGCCGCCGTATCGCCGCAGCCCTCGGGCCGCACAAGGCGGTCATCCTGCGCAACCACGGCCTGGTCACGGTCGGCGAATCGGTGGACGCCGCCGCCTGGTGGTTCGTGACCATGGACCGCTGCAGCGGGATCCAGCTCGCCGCGCGCGCCGCCGGGACCCCGCTGATCATCGACCACGCCCGCGCCCTGGCCACCCGGGAACAGCTCGGCCACGACCTCGTCGCCTGGATCAACTTCCAGCCGATGTGGCAGGAAATCAGCCGCGCGGAACCGGACTTCCTCGCCTGA
- a CDS encoding DoxX family protein — translation MAHSMRGENGGNTSLGESRAGGWFGRLSGSGGRAAGAGHLAGGGAQGLQAQLGQYALLPLRIFLGITFIYAGIDKLTDSAFMSASGPDSIGETMRSVQQTAAIPPMVDMALEAPLFFGYAIGIGEVAAGIGTLFGILARVAALGGMCVSLSLWLTVTWATEPYYYGNDLAYAMAWLPLVLAGAPYLSVDALLRDRRKWSRGDGGDNGDGAGDRDG, via the coding sequence ATGGCGCACAGCATGCGGGGCGAGAACGGCGGCAACACGTCCTTGGGCGAGAGCCGGGCCGGGGGGTGGTTCGGGAGACTGTCCGGGTCCGGCGGCCGTGCGGCGGGGGCGGGACACCTCGCGGGCGGCGGTGCGCAGGGACTACAGGCGCAACTCGGCCAGTACGCGCTGCTTCCGCTGCGGATCTTCCTCGGGATCACCTTCATCTACGCCGGTATCGACAAGCTCACCGACAGCGCGTTCATGTCCGCGTCCGGACCGGACTCGATCGGCGAGACGATGCGCAGCGTCCAGCAGACCGCCGCCATCCCGCCCATGGTCGACATGGCCCTGGAAGCCCCGCTCTTCTTCGGCTACGCCATCGGCATCGGCGAAGTCGCCGCGGGCATCGGCACCTTGTTCGGCATCCTGGCCCGGGTCGCGGCCCTCGGCGGCATGTGTGTCTCGCTGAGCCTGTGGCTGACGGTCACCTGGGCCACCGAGCCCTACTACTACGGCAACGACCTCGCGTACGCGATGGCCTGGCTGCCGCTGGTGCTCGCCGGTGCGCCCTATCTCTCGGTGGACGCCTTGCTCCGGGACCGGCGCAAGTGGTCGCGTGGGGACGGGGGCGACAACGGGGACGGGGCCGGGGACCGGGACGGCTGA